In bacterium 336/3, the following proteins share a genomic window:
- a CDS encoding glycosyl transferase family 2: protein MISVDSLTVEFSGKALFKDISFVVNPKDRIALMGKNGAGKSTLLKIIAGVNTPTKGRISAPKDAVIAYLPQHLMTENHLSVFEEATKAFSDLKNMEQEIEVLNKELETRTDYDSESYYELIEKVSALSEKFYTIEQINYDAEIEKVLLGLGFVREDFSRPTSDFSGGWRMRIELAKILLQDPDLILLDEPTNHMDIESIQWLEDFLINSAKAVIVISHDRAFIDNITNRTIEVTMGRIYDYKVNYSKYLELRKERREQQQKAFDEQQKMIAEVQEFIERFKGTYSKTLQVQSRVKMLEKLEILEVDEEDTSALRLKFPPAPRSGNYPLTVEGLSKSYGDHVVFSDASLTIKRGEKVAFVGKNGEGKSTLIKAIMSEIDFEGKLSLGHNAMIGYFAQNQASLLDENITVFQTIDEIAVGDIRTKIKDLLGAFMFSGDDINKKVKVLSGGEKTRLAMIKLLLEPVNLLILDEPTNHLDMRTKDILKSALKDFDGTVILVSHDRDFLDGLAEKVYEFGNKQVKEHLYDINGFLQLKKMNNLKEIERKKK, encoded by the coding sequence ATGATTTCGGTTGATAGCCTTACCGTTGAATTTAGTGGAAAAGCACTTTTCAAAGATATTTCGTTTGTTGTAAACCCTAAAGATAGAATTGCCCTCATGGGTAAAAATGGGGCTGGTAAATCCACATTACTTAAAATTATTGCAGGTGTCAATACACCTACAAAAGGCAGAATTTCTGCCCCTAAAGATGCTGTAATAGCTTATTTACCACAACATCTGATGACAGAAAACCACTTGTCTGTGTTTGAAGAAGCTACAAAGGCTTTTTCAGATCTCAAAAACATGGAACAAGAAATAGAAGTACTTAATAAAGAGCTTGAAACTCGTACAGACTACGATTCGGAAAGTTACTACGAACTTATTGAAAAAGTTTCTGCTTTGAGTGAGAAATTCTACACTATTGAGCAAATAAATTATGATGCAGAAATAGAAAAAGTACTTTTAGGTTTAGGCTTTGTTCGTGAAGATTTCTCAAGACCTACGAGCGATTTTAGTGGTGGTTGGAGAATGCGTATCGAATTGGCTAAAATCTTGCTTCAAGACCCAGACTTGATACTCCTCGATGAGCCTACCAATCATATGGATATAGAGTCTATTCAATGGTTAGAAGACTTTTTGATTAACTCAGCAAAAGCTGTAATTGTAATATCTCACGATAGAGCATTTATTGATAACATCACCAACCGAACCATTGAAGTCACAATGGGGCGTATTTATGATTATAAAGTAAATTACTCAAAATACCTAGAACTTCGTAAAGAAAGACGTGAGCAGCAACAAAAAGCTTTTGATGAGCAACAAAAAATGATTGCAGAAGTACAAGAGTTTATAGAGCGTTTCAAAGGAACATATTCTAAAACACTTCAGGTGCAGTCAAGGGTAAAAATGCTTGAAAAACTCGAAATTTTGGAGGTAGATGAAGAAGATACATCTGCTTTACGCCTTAAATTTCCACCTGCACCACGTTCTGGAAATTATCCATTGACAGTGGAAGGACTTTCAAAAAGTTATGGAGATCATGTGGTATTTTCTGATGCATCACTGACAATCAAGAGGGGGGAAAAAGTAGCTTTTGTAGGAAAAAATGGTGAAGGTAAATCTACACTGATCAAGGCTATTATGAGTGAAATTGATTTCGAAGGAAAACTCTCTTTGGGGCATAATGCCATGATAGGATATTTTGCTCAAAATCAGGCTTCTTTGTTAGATGAGAACATTACAGTTTTTCAAACGATTGATGAAATAGCAGTAGGAGATATTCGTACTAAAATTAAAGACCTTTTGGGTGCTTTTATGTTTAGTGGTGATGACATCAATAAGAAAGTAAAAGTACTTTCTGGAGGTGAAAAAACTCGTCTTGCCATGATTAAATTGCTTTTAGAGCCTGTCAATTTGCTGATATTAGATGAACCTACCAACCACTTGGATATGAGAACCAAAGATATTTTGAAAAGTGCTTTGAAAGATTTTGATGGAACAGTCATTTTAGTATCTCACGACCGTGATTTCTTGGATGGACTTGCCGAAAAAGTATATGAGTTTGGAAACAAGCAAGTCAAAGAGCATCTTTATGACATCAATGGATTTCTGCAACTCAAAAAGATGAATAATCTCAAAGAGATTGAACGTAAAAAGAAATAG